A genomic region of Thiohalophilus sp. contains the following coding sequences:
- a CDS encoding alpha/beta fold hydrolase, with amino-acid sequence MVITRTPRLHVTGVRVLAVWLALLGSVAPSLAGELACRRWFAPYRFRRPPRERVWLNVARREYVASLDNGMVALYRWGHKGPRVLLMHGWNGRATQLSAFIEPLLQAGYQVIAFDAPAHGLSPGKRTDLIEIAHALRSVSVRFGPFEGIIAHSFGVAVTAYALRHLGVYARRVIGISPPGRMPYLFNSFCELLRLPLRARDAFEARVMARFGADVWEQLSPEANVELLDNIPALLIHDNDDREVTPGQAEILQQAWPGSHLLRTDGLGHRRILRDPAVIAHTVRFLQRGEIPETAE; translated from the coding sequence ATGGTCATTACGCGCACACCCAGGCTGCATGTCACCGGCGTCCGGGTCCTGGCCGTCTGGCTGGCGTTGCTCGGCAGCGTGGCGCCGTCGCTGGCGGGCGAGCTGGCCTGCCGGCGCTGGTTTGCGCCGTACCGCTTTCGCCGGCCGCCGCGCGAGCGGGTCTGGCTCAATGTCGCCCGGCGGGAATACGTCGCCTCGCTGGATAACGGCATGGTGGCGCTCTATCGCTGGGGCCACAAGGGCCCGCGGGTACTGCTGATGCACGGCTGGAACGGCCGCGCCACCCAGCTGAGTGCGTTTATCGAACCCTTGTTGCAGGCCGGCTATCAGGTCATCGCCTTCGACGCCCCGGCCCACGGCCTCAGCCCCGGCAAACGCACCGATCTGATCGAGATCGCCCACGCCCTGCGCTCGGTCTCGGTCCGCTTCGGGCCGTTCGAGGGGATCATCGCCCACTCCTTCGGCGTGGCGGTCACCGCCTATGCCCTGCGTCATCTGGGTGTCTACGCCCGGCGGGTCATCGGGATCAGCCCGCCGGGGCGCATGCCCTACCTGTTCAACAGCTTCTGCGAGTTGCTGCGCCTGCCGCTGCGCGCCCGCGATGCCTTCGAGGCGCGGGTCATGGCCCGCTTCGGGGCGGATGTCTGGGAGCAGCTCTCCCCCGAGGCGAACGTGGAGCTGCTCGACAACATCCCCGCGCTGCTCATCCACGACAACGACGACCGCGAAGTCACCCCCGGCCAGGCCGAAATCCTCCAGCAGGCCTGGCCCGGCAGCCACCTGCTGCGCACCGACGGCCTCGGCCACCGCCGCATCCTGCGCGATCCCGCAGTAATCGCTCACACCGTCCGGTTCCTCCAGCGTGGCGAAATCCCCGAAACCGCGGAATAA
- a CDS encoding protein-L-isoaspartate O-methyltransferase family protein → MNFEQARLNMIEQQIRPWEVLDQQVLDLLVEVPREDFVPPEFRKLAFTDMNIPLGHDEVMMSPKLEARMLQALEIKPGDTILEVGTGSGYVTALLGRLGKHVYSVDIHGDFVESAQTKLSAHNIHNVTLDVGDAAHGWDMHAPYDVICLTGSLPILPKAFMHQLKVGGRLFAIVGDPPAMDVIVLTRVGQEDWAREYIFETDLRPLKNAEQPERFVL, encoded by the coding sequence ATGAATTTCGAGCAAGCCCGTCTGAACATGATTGAACAGCAGATCCGGCCCTGGGAAGTGCTGGATCAGCAGGTGCTGGATTTGCTGGTGGAGGTGCCGCGCGAGGACTTCGTCCCGCCCGAGTTTCGCAAACTCGCCTTCACCGACATGAATATTCCGCTGGGGCACGACGAGGTGATGATGTCGCCCAAGCTGGAGGCGCGCATGCTGCAGGCGCTGGAGATTAAACCCGGGGACACCATTCTGGAAGTGGGCACCGGCAGCGGGTATGTCACCGCCCTGCTCGGCCGCCTCGGCAAGCACGTCTACAGCGTCGACATCCACGGCGATTTTGTCGAAAGCGCCCAGACCAAACTCAGCGCCCACAACATCCACAATGTCACCCTGGACGTCGGCGACGCCGCCCATGGCTGGGACATGCACGCCCCCTACGATGTGATCTGCCTCACCGGCTCCCTGCCGATCCTGCCCAAAGCCTTCATGCACCAGCTCAAGGTCGGCGGCCGCCTGTTCGCCATCGTCGGCGACCCGCCGGCCATGGACGTGATCGTGCTCACCCGCGTCGGCCAGGAAGACTGGGCCAGGGAATACATCTTCGAGACCGACCTGCGGCCGCTGAAAAACGCGGAACAACCTGAACGCTTCGTTCTCTGA
- a CDS encoding hydrolase, whose protein sequence is MHQPPLLCDTATSQLVLIDIQEKLAAAMKPAVREQLLRNTAILSQAAGALGIPVVHTEQYPKGLGPTEPELAAHLNDLAIEKTCFSCYRAPDFVEQLRVNARRQIVLGGMESHVCVLQTATQLQEHGYQVFVVEDAIASRRKTHHRNALARLRQAGVSVIMTESALFEWLRDAQHAQFRTLSKLIR, encoded by the coding sequence ATGCATCAACCTCCCCTGCTGTGCGACACGGCCACCAGTCAGCTGGTGCTGATCGATATCCAGGAAAAACTGGCCGCGGCCATGAAGCCGGCAGTGCGCGAACAGCTGCTGCGCAACACGGCGATTTTGAGCCAGGCGGCCGGCGCGCTGGGCATCCCCGTGGTACATACCGAACAGTACCCCAAAGGACTGGGGCCGACCGAACCGGAACTGGCCGCCCATCTGAACGACCTCGCCATCGAAAAAACCTGCTTTTCCTGTTACCGCGCCCCCGATTTTGTCGAGCAGCTGCGCGTCAATGCCCGCCGCCAGATCGTACTGGGCGGCATGGAAAGCCATGTCTGTGTTCTGCAGACCGCCACCCAGCTGCAGGAACACGGTTATCAGGTGTTCGTGGTGGAAGATGCCATCGCCTCGCGGCGCAAGACCCATCATCGCAATGCCCTGGCCCGACTGCGCCAGGCCGGCGTTTCGGTGATCATGACCGAGTCGGCCCTGTTCGAATGGCTGCGGGATGCACAGCATGCGCAGTTTCGCACGTTGTCGAAGCTGATTCGCTGA
- a CDS encoding rhodanese-like domain-containing protein, whose translation MKKFTPRDLKTHLEQSTEPPFLLDVREPWEYETCHIDGSTLVPMGRIQSAVESLDKNQETVVICHHGIRSRAVAIFLEREGFNNVINLEGGVDRWADEVDPQMQKYR comes from the coding sequence ATGAAAAAGTTCACGCCGCGCGATCTCAAAACCCATCTTGAACAAAGCACCGAGCCGCCTTTTTTGCTGGATGTGCGGGAACCCTGGGAGTACGAGACCTGTCATATTGACGGTTCGACGCTGGTGCCGATGGGCCGGATCCAGTCGGCGGTGGAATCATTAGACAAGAATCAGGAAACCGTCGTAATCTGCCATCATGGCATTCGCAGCCGGGCCGTCGCGATTTTTCTCGAACGGGAAGGCTTCAATAACGTGATCAATCTCGAAGGCGGCGTGGACCGCTGGGCCGACGAGGTCGATCCACAAATGCAAAAATACCGCTAA
- the lpxL gene encoding LpxL/LpxP family Kdo(2)-lipid IV(A) lauroyl/palmitoleoyl acyltransferase, with amino-acid sequence MSQSDSPFPVRDYLHPRFWPTWLGLGLLRLTVLLPYPALNFLAKVLGLLGYGLLPSRRRIVRTNLRLAFPQLDNPTIHRLMRENFHSSAMALFESALAWWGSEKRLKSLYRVEGLENLREAEAKGKGVLLLGGHYTTLEISGRFLAYHVNRLRPTYKRAHNLLFEAVMVHNRRKMLDGLIRSRDMRDILRNLKQKKVVWYAPDQDFGYRGSVFAPFMGVQTATLTLTARMAKASGAPLVPFYSERLPGNQGYLIRVGPAIEAFPTGDDVRDATLVNQAIEEQVRRTPAQYLWGHRRFKTRPRGERQLYKVRRHKSMQRYTGLLTLLSLPIVLYTVWTALRNRDARYLIERLGLSATDIRADIQLHAASIGEFNAALPLIQLLQSEYPDRQLLVSMNTPSSRALAQKRLGDSVRYSYLPIDWQWAVNRHMQRVQPTCLLIMETELWPNLYEYCFQHGIRNIIINGRLSRRTIEAPQWIRRCLKQTLLYCYFVLARSEEDRQHFKTLAGPRKVKLVGNIKYAATPTRHAAGMELGRPYVLAASTRDGEEHWIVESWLKLEAPRPLLVIAPRHIQRLNNILDDLKPFALNIAVRSRDETVTADTDIYIADTFGELDQFIAGADFVLMGGGFKAHGGQNILEAARAGKAVIFGSHMDNFRAEARDLLAADGAIQINEQSELYTAIKTLLEDSSQRARMGTSAQAFIEAHQDIAERYLDELQQLCPVLNSSEGRVTSDEV; translated from the coding sequence ATGTCCCAATCCGACAGCCCGTTTCCCGTTCGCGATTACCTGCATCCCCGATTCTGGCCCACCTGGCTGGGACTGGGCTTGCTGCGTCTGACAGTACTGCTGCCCTATCCGGCGTTGAATTTCCTCGCTAAAGTGCTGGGCCTGCTGGGTTACGGGTTGCTGCCCTCGCGACGGCGGATCGTGCGCACCAATCTGCGCCTGGCCTTTCCGCAACTGGATAACCCGACGATCCACCGGCTGATGCGCGAGAACTTTCACTCCTCGGCCATGGCGCTGTTCGAATCGGCCCTGGCCTGGTGGGGATCGGAAAAACGGCTGAAAAGCCTCTATCGCGTCGAGGGACTGGAAAACCTGCGCGAGGCCGAGGCAAAAGGTAAAGGCGTGCTGTTGCTGGGCGGCCATTACACCACCCTGGAGATCAGCGGCCGCTTTCTGGCCTATCACGTGAACAGGCTGCGACCCACTTACAAACGCGCGCACAATCTGCTGTTCGAGGCGGTCATGGTGCATAACCGTCGCAAGATGCTCGACGGGCTGATTCGCAGCCGCGATATGCGTGACATCCTGCGCAATCTGAAACAGAAAAAAGTGGTCTGGTATGCCCCGGATCAGGACTTCGGTTACCGCGGCTCCGTGTTCGCGCCCTTCATGGGTGTGCAAACCGCCACGCTGACCCTCACCGCCCGCATGGCCAAAGCCTCCGGCGCCCCGCTGGTGCCGTTTTATTCCGAGCGTCTGCCGGGTAATCAGGGCTATCTGATCCGGGTGGGACCGGCCATCGAGGCGTTTCCCACCGGCGACGATGTCCGCGATGCGACCCTGGTCAACCAGGCGATCGAAGAACAGGTGCGCCGCACCCCGGCCCAGTACCTCTGGGGCCATCGGCGCTTCAAGACCCGTCCGCGCGGCGAACGCCAGCTCTACAAAGTACGACGGCATAAATCGATGCAGCGTTATACGGGGTTGCTGACTTTACTGAGCCTGCCGATTGTGCTGTATACCGTCTGGACCGCGCTGCGCAATCGCGACGCGCGCTATCTGATCGAGCGGCTGGGTTTGTCGGCAACGGATATCAGGGCGGACATACAACTGCATGCCGCCTCCATCGGCGAGTTCAACGCCGCGCTGCCGCTGATTCAATTGCTGCAATCAGAATATCCCGATCGGCAACTGCTGGTGAGCATGAACACGCCGAGCAGCCGGGCTCTGGCGCAAAAACGGCTCGGCGACAGCGTGCGCTACAGTTACCTGCCCATCGACTGGCAATGGGCCGTCAACCGCCACATGCAACGTGTTCAACCGACCTGTCTGCTGATCATGGAGACCGAGTTGTGGCCCAATCTGTATGAATACTGTTTTCAGCACGGGATTCGCAACATCATCATCAACGGCCGGCTCTCCCGGCGCACCATCGAAGCACCGCAGTGGATACGCCGTTGCCTGAAGCAGACCCTGCTCTATTGTTATTTTGTCCTGGCGCGCTCAGAAGAAGATCGGCAGCACTTCAAAACACTAGCGGGGCCGCGCAAAGTCAAACTGGTGGGCAATATCAAATATGCAGCGACCCCGACCCGCCATGCCGCGGGGATGGAACTGGGCCGGCCCTATGTGCTGGCCGCCTCGACTCGCGACGGTGAGGAGCACTGGATCGTCGAGAGCTGGCTGAAACTCGAGGCCCCGCGTCCGTTGCTGGTGATCGCGCCTCGCCATATACAACGGCTGAACAACATTCTGGACGATCTCAAGCCGTTCGCGTTGAATATTGCGGTGCGCAGCCGGGATGAGACGGTCACGGCCGATACCGACATCTATATCGCCGACACCTTTGGCGAGCTGGATCAGTTCATTGCCGGTGCCGACTTTGTGCTCATGGGCGGGGGCTTCAAGGCGCATGGCGGGCAGAATATTCTGGAAGCGGCCCGCGCCGGCAAGGCGGTGATCTTCGGATCCCATATGGATAACTTCCGGGCCGAGGCCCGGGATCTGCTTGCCGCCGACGGCGCCATCCAGATCAACGAGCAGAGCGAACTGTACACGGCGATCAAGACATTACTGGAAGACAGCTCACAAAGAGCCCGGATGGGCACCAGCGCACAGGCGTTTATCGAAGCGCATCAGGATATTGCCGAGCGTTATCTGGATGAATTGCAGCAGTTGTGTCCGGTACTGAACAGTTCCGAGGGCCGAGTAACGAGTGACGAGGTATAG
- a CDS encoding addiction module protein yields the protein MARSINDLEKEVFALPREDRARIALDLIRSLDKDDEPISREEWEAAWREEIQQRVQDVHEGRVELVDAEEALAELRAKYKS from the coding sequence ATGGCACGTAGCATCAACGACCTTGAAAAGGAAGTCTTTGCCTTGCCCAGGGAGGACCGGGCGCGTATCGCCCTTGATTTAATCCGTAGTCTGGACAAAGACGACGAGCCGATCTCGCGCGAAGAGTGGGAAGCCGCGTGGCGGGAAGAAATTCAGCAACGTGTACAGGATGTGCATGAGGGGCGGGTCGAATTAGTCGATGCAGAAGAAGCGTTGGCGGAATTAAGGGCAAAATATAAAAGTTAG
- a CDS encoding patatin-like phospholipase family protein: protein MTRREFLTFLAVSILSTGCGRDLKEPKIGLALGGGGARGLAHIPMLEVFDELGIRPHRIAGCSIGAVMGCLYASGLSGMQIRQVVERLTVSEDEDWLDTLFSEDIFNWFDFVEPGMGKGGLIESEALMQYLLDLIEVDDFSQLEIPLTVVATDFWSRRQVVFESGELAFAIRASIAVPGLFAPVEYQGKVLVDGGLVNPVPYDLLFDDCDVVVAIDVLGERTPDTDNGPTYFETIFNTFQIMQAAVMQEKMRNRPPDIYIKPDIQDVRVLEFYKADEIYRQSRSGRDRLQDEIRKYRVERGR from the coding sequence ATGACTCGACGAGAATTTCTGACATTCCTGGCCGTCAGCATTCTCAGTACAGGCTGCGGACGCGACCTTAAAGAACCAAAAATCGGGCTGGCACTGGGAGGTGGGGGCGCCAGGGGCCTGGCGCATATTCCAATGCTGGAAGTCTTTGATGAACTGGGTATCCGGCCCCATCGCATAGCCGGTTGCAGTATTGGTGCTGTAATGGGTTGTTTGTATGCCTCGGGATTATCCGGCATGCAAATCCGCCAGGTCGTCGAACGTTTGACAGTTTCGGAAGATGAGGACTGGCTGGATACGTTGTTCAGCGAAGATATTTTCAACTGGTTCGACTTTGTAGAACCTGGCATGGGCAAGGGTGGGTTAATCGAATCCGAGGCCCTGATGCAATATCTGCTGGACCTGATTGAAGTTGACGATTTCAGTCAACTCGAAATACCGTTAACGGTTGTGGCGACTGACTTCTGGAGTAGGAGACAGGTGGTATTCGAATCCGGTGAACTGGCCTTCGCGATCAGGGCGAGTATCGCGGTGCCCGGTTTATTTGCGCCGGTGGAGTACCAGGGAAAAGTGCTGGTCGATGGCGGACTGGTCAACCCGGTACCCTATGACCTGCTGTTTGATGATTGTGATGTGGTGGTGGCAATTGATGTGCTGGGTGAACGTACCCCGGACACTGATAACGGGCCAACCTATTTTGAAACGATTTTTAATACTTTTCAAATCATGCAGGCAGCAGTGATGCAGGAAAAAATGCGCAACAGACCGCCGGATATCTATATCAAGCCGGATATTCAGGATGTTCGTGTGCTGGAGTTCTACAAGGCCGATGAGATATACCGGCAAAGTCGCTCAGGCCGCGACAGGCTGCAGGATGAAATCAGAAAATATAGAGTCGAAAGGGGTCGGTGA
- a CDS encoding TolC family outer membrane protein — MKPLQLVTSLSLLLFSLNAGADDLMSIYEQAAKNDPQYRAAAADYRANQEATAQGRAPLLPQVNLTARTGQTTTDYNTYEFDTSREGTSEDYDSTSYSLSLTQALYHHDYYVQLRQADAQVARAEANFRNARQELMTRVAQRYFAYLGAIDNLGFARAEQKAIEQQLNQTEQRFNVGLTAITDVHEARARRDQAEAQTISAENQLAVAREDLREITGMPHEQIAELDKNSPLLRPEPEDIDHWVKTALDHSLLLIAAEKSREIAEEEINRARAGHYPTLDLVADHTHSDTDGGSFGARETEDTAISLQLNVPLYSGGLVASRTREAAARHIQAKEQYIQQRRAIEREIRSAYLSVIANISQVKAFAQALESSRTALEATEAGFEVGTRTAVDVLNSQRELYRAQRDYAQSRYNYILESFRLKQAAGILSEQDIKQVNAWLQ; from the coding sequence ATGAAACCACTACAACTTGTTACCAGTTTAAGTCTGTTGCTGTTCAGCCTGAACGCCGGCGCCGATGATCTGATGTCGATCTACGAGCAGGCCGCGAAGAACGATCCACAATACCGGGCCGCCGCAGCCGATTACCGTGCCAACCAGGAGGCCACTGCCCAGGGTCGTGCGCCGTTGCTGCCGCAGGTTAATCTGACGGCAAGGACCGGCCAAACCACCACCGATTACAACACATACGAATTTGATACCAGTCGAGAAGGAACTAGTGAGGACTACGACAGCACCAGCTACTCCCTGAGCCTCACCCAGGCGCTCTACCATCACGACTATTACGTGCAACTGCGCCAGGCCGATGCCCAGGTCGCCCGGGCCGAGGCCAACTTCCGCAATGCCCGGCAGGAACTGATGACCCGGGTGGCGCAGCGCTATTTTGCCTACCTGGGCGCCATCGATAACCTGGGCTTCGCCCGCGCCGAGCAAAAGGCGATCGAGCAGCAACTGAATCAGACCGAGCAGCGTTTTAACGTGGGGCTGACGGCCATCACCGATGTGCATGAGGCCCGGGCCCGCCGGGATCAGGCCGAGGCGCAGACCATCAGCGCGGAGAACCAGCTGGCGGTGGCGCGTGAGGACCTGCGCGAGATCACCGGCATGCCCCATGAACAGATTGCCGAGCTGGACAAGAACAGTCCGCTGCTGCGCCCCGAACCGGAAGATATCGACCACTGGGTTAAAACCGCGCTGGATCACAGCTTGCTCCTGATCGCCGCGGAAAAGTCGCGTGAAATCGCCGAAGAGGAGATCAACCGGGCGCGGGCCGGCCATTACCCGACGCTCGATCTGGTGGCGGATCATACCCACAGCGATACCGACGGCGGCAGCTTTGGCGCCCGCGAAACCGAGGACACCGCCATCTCGTTGCAGTTGAACGTCCCGCTATACTCCGGCGGTCTGGTTGCGTCCCGGACCCGTGAAGCTGCGGCCCGGCATATCCAGGCCAAGGAGCAGTACATACAGCAGCGCAGGGCGATCGAACGCGAGATCCGCAGCGCCTACCTGAGCGTGATCGCCAACATCAGCCAGGTGAAGGCCTTTGCCCAGGCCCTGGAATCGAGCCGCACCGCGCTGGAAGCCACCGAAGCCGGCTTTGAAGTCGGTACCCGTACCGCGGTGGATGTGCTTAACTCACAGCGCGAGCTGTACCGGGCACAACGGGACTATGCCCAGTCCCGTTACAACTACATTCTCGAATCCTTCCGCCTCAAGCAGGCTGCCGGCATTCTCAGCGAGCAGGACATCAAACAGGTCAACGCCTGGCTGCAGTAA
- the thiC gene encoding phosphomethylpyrimidine synthase ThiC has translation MSAIPEEFIQKTAKLSDDVTRPFPSSKKTYVTGSRDDIRVPLREVECTPTHTEQGEEHNLPIYIYDTSGPYTDPQVSIDLRKGLPDVRARWIAERDDTELLDGPTSEYGRARQDDPELAHLRFEHIRQPRRAKAGKNVSQMHYAKQGIITPEMEYIAIRENNKLQAMRNDPRYARLLRQHQGESFGASIPDEITPEFVRDEVARGRAIIPANINHPELEPMIIGRNFRTKVNTNIGNSAVTSSIEEEVEKMVWSARWGGDTLMDLSTGKNIHETREWILRNAPMPIGTVPIYQALEKVDGKAEDLTWEIFRDTLIEQAEQGVDYFTIHAGVLLRYVPLTAERLTGIVSRGGSIMAKWCLSHHTESFLYTHFDEICEIMKAYDVSFSLGDGLRPGCIADANDAAQFAELETLGELTKRAWEHDCQVMIEGPGHVPLHKIKENVEKELADCYEAPFYTLGPLITDIAPAYDHITSGIGAANIGWYGTAMLCYVTPKEHLGLPNKQDVRDGIITYKIAAHGSDLAKGFPGAQVRDNALSKARFEFRWEDQFNLSLDPDRAREFHDETMPKEAHKVAHFCSMCGPNFCSMKITQDVRDYAAKLGVSEEEALKKGMEEKSAEFIEKGAEVYQKT, from the coding sequence ATGAGCGCTATCCCCGAAGAATTTATCCAGAAGACGGCCAAACTGTCCGACGACGTTACCCGGCCGTTTCCCAGTTCCAAAAAGACTTACGTCACCGGCTCGCGCGATGACATCCGCGTGCCCCTGCGCGAGGTCGAGTGCACCCCGACCCATACCGAGCAGGGAGAGGAACACAACCTACCTATTTATATCTATGACACCTCCGGCCCCTACACCGATCCGCAGGTGAGCATCGACCTGCGCAAGGGCCTGCCGGACGTGCGCGCCCGGTGGATCGCCGAGCGCGACGACACCGAGCTGCTCGACGGCCCCACCTCGGAATATGGCCGCGCCCGCCAGGACGATCCCGAGCTGGCCCACCTGCGTTTCGAGCACATCCGCCAGCCGCGCCGCGCCAAAGCGGGCAAGAACGTGAGTCAGATGCACTACGCCAAGCAGGGCATCATCACCCCGGAGATGGAATACATCGCCATCCGCGAGAACAACAAACTGCAGGCGATGCGCAACGATCCCCGTTACGCCAGACTGCTGCGCCAGCATCAGGGGGAATCCTTCGGTGCCAGCATCCCGGACGAGATCACGCCTGAATTTGTCAGGGATGAAGTCGCCCGCGGCCGCGCCATCATCCCGGCCAACATCAACCACCCGGAACTGGAGCCGATGATCATCGGCCGCAACTTCCGCACCAAGGTCAACACCAACATCGGCAACTCGGCGGTGACTTCCAGTATTGAAGAGGAAGTTGAGAAGATGGTCTGGTCCGCCCGCTGGGGCGGCGACACCTTGATGGATTTATCGACGGGTAAGAACATCCACGAAACCCGCGAATGGATCCTGCGCAACGCGCCCATGCCCATCGGCACCGTGCCCATCTACCAGGCACTGGAGAAGGTCGACGGCAAGGCCGAGGATCTGACCTGGGAGATCTTCCGCGACACATTAATCGAGCAGGCCGAACAGGGCGTGGACTACTTCACCATCCACGCCGGCGTGCTGCTGCGCTACGTGCCGCTCACCGCCGAGCGTCTCACCGGCATCGTCAGCCGGGGCGGCTCGATCATGGCCAAGTGGTGCCTGTCGCATCACACCGAGAGTTTCCTCTACACCCACTTCGACGAGATCTGCGAGATCATGAAGGCCTACGACGTCAGCTTCAGCCTGGGCGACGGCCTGCGCCCCGGCTGCATCGCCGATGCCAACGACGCCGCCCAGTTCGCCGAACTGGAAACCCTGGGCGAACTGACAAAACGCGCCTGGGAACACGACTGCCAGGTGATGATCGAAGGCCCCGGCCACGTGCCGCTGCACAAGATCAAAGAGAACGTCGAAAAGGAACTGGCCGACTGCTACGAGGCCCCGTTCTATACCCTCGGCCCGCTGATCACTGACATCGCCCCGGCCTACGACCACATCACCAGTGGCATCGGCGCCGCCAACATCGGCTGGTACGGCACCGCCATGCTCTGCTACGTCACGCCCAAGGAACACCTCGGCCTGCCCAACAAGCAGGACGTGCGCGACGGCATCATCACCTACAAGATCGCCGCCCACGGCTCGGACCTGGCCAAGGGCTTCCCCGGTGCTCAGGTGCGCGACAACGCCCTGTCCAAAGCGCGCTTTGAGTTCCGCTGGGAGGACCAGTTCAATCTCTCGCTCGATCCCGACCGCGCCCGCGAATTCCACGACGAGACCATGCCCAAGGAGGCCCACAAGGTGGCGCATTTCTGCAGCATGTGCGGGCCGAATTTCTGTTCGATGAAGATTACGCAGGATGTACGGGATTACGCGGCTAAACTTGGAGTCAGTGAAGAAGAAGCCTTGAAGAAAGGCATGGAAGAGAAATCAGCCGAGTTCATCGAGAAAGGGGCGGAGGTTTATCAGAAAACTTAG
- a CDS encoding SIR2 family protein, giving the protein MNEITKYVSENQEKVESELECESGYNFTDDEKDLYKWADAIFEILVDKNGDSNLIAKQKIAKAINVLDNPSFLAKVNIPIRGATYRHRVVARLAREGRWHAIWSLNWDVVLEAALRSVGLINNEKNQPPERLPNDWPEWFVSWTQPQNNPGDSKKVIRVMKPHGCVEKLSEGNETFLITSSELDNIKSSLKANNYNLVADFNTRPLISIGWKAAEDYIRDVLKQCQEAHSLVKKDIEDPLSIVDIKKRHEYHDFILDKYEVNEGAAFFKVKNDECPNADDLLLWVQTIFGLQCLINLSQAEGELRDVLTDLLDRIGKPDCNCWLNTWFDDFLPAWVLLCFKSKKVIFKLLGQSVGTKRL; this is encoded by the coding sequence GTGAATGAGATCACTAAGTATGTAAGCGAAAATCAAGAAAAGGTTGAGAGTGAGTTAGAATGTGAATCTGGCTATAATTTCACCGATGATGAAAAAGACCTTTATAAATGGGCAGATGCGATATTTGAAATTTTAGTAGATAAAAATGGGGATAGTAATTTAATAGCAAAACAGAAAATAGCAAAAGCGATAAATGTTTTAGATAATCCAAGCTTTCTTGCGAAAGTGAATATCCCTATACGTGGAGCAACATATAGACATCGTGTAGTTGCTAGGTTGGCGCGAGAAGGAAGATGGCATGCGATTTGGTCATTGAATTGGGACGTAGTATTAGAAGCAGCACTAAGAAGTGTTGGATTGATAAACAATGAAAAAAATCAGCCACCTGAGAGGCTACCAAATGATTGGCCAGAATGGTTTGTATCATGGACGCAGCCACAGAATAACCCAGGGGATAGTAAAAAAGTTATTAGGGTAATGAAACCGCATGGATGTGTTGAAAAGCTGTCTGAAGGAAATGAAACCTTCTTAATAACATCCAGCGAACTAGATAATATAAAAAGCTCATTAAAGGCAAATAATTATAATTTAGTTGCCGATTTCAATACTAGGCCGTTGATTTCAATTGGGTGGAAAGCCGCCGAAGACTACATAAGAGATGTGCTAAAACAATGTCAGGAGGCGCATTCTCTAGTAAAAAAAGATATTGAAGATCCATTAAGTATTGTTGATATAAAAAAAAGGCATGAGTACCATGATTTTATTTTAGACAAATATGAAGTAAATGAAGGAGCGGCATTTTTTAAAGTAAAAAATGATGAATGCCCTAATGCGGATGATTTGCTCTTATGGGTGCAGACTATATTTGGGTTGCAATGTTTGATAAATTTAAGCCAAGCAGAAGGCGAATTGAGAGATGTATTAACAGATCTGCTTGATAGAATTGGAAAACCAGATTGTAACTGTTGGTTGAACACATGGTTTGATGACTTTTTGCCTGCATGGGTTCTTTTATGTTTTAAATCGAAGAAAGTTATTTTTAAATTGTTAGGTCAGTCTGTTGGAACAAAGAGACTGTAA